The nucleotide window CTCGCGCAGCGAGTCCGCTGCCCCTCGCCCACGACGTGGGAGAGGGGAGGACCGCCCGCGGAGCGGGTGGTGGGGAGAGGGCGGCCTGCCTGGCACAGGATTCATTTTCCGGGGTGCCTCCGCCGGCATGGCCGTTAACGCCGACAAAGTCCCACGATGCCGTCGAATCATCTGAGAGCGTCTCCCCAGACCCCATCCGCCAGCTATACCATTCGCTGGATAGTGCGGTTCGATCCCCGCCAACAAGCGCGACCAAGGCTCTACTCGCACGCATCTCTCGCCAAGCAACTTCTTACACTGAGTGATGCGCTTGTGTTCCTGCCATTGCGTTGAGGAAGGGCTCAACTGCTTCATCGCTCAATCCGGTCAAATTTCGATATGATCATCGTTGCAGACTTCGTGCCGAATCCACGCTCGCGTCTGGCGAATGAATCCGCGTTTCCCTAGTGGGCGCGCACTCCTCTATCATGCTGGTCATGAGCATAATGGTTGCGTCCATCCGTAACTTGTGGGGCATTAGACCCTTGTTCCGGGCAGGCTCGCCAGCCCGTCTGTCCAGCCCGTCTATGGAAACCCGTTTAGGTTTCCTGACGGAATTCACACGCGAGCCAGCCATAAGTATGCTCGCACAGGAGGATGCGCGCGCAGGACGAGATATATACGGCGCTTGGACAATTGCGTCTTTCTGGCCTATGTGGCATCCAATCCGCGAACACTCACTTTAAAACCGGGCTCACAACGCTTGAACATCACAATATTTGGTTCTGGGTACGTCGGCTTGGTCACTGCCGCCTGCTTTGCGGAGATAGGCAATCACGTCATGTGTGTGGACGTGGATGCCAGCAAAATCTCGGTGCTTCGCACCGGTAAATGTCCATTCTACGAACCGGGCATGGATCCATTGCTGCGAGCGGGCGTGGACGGCGGACGTTTGGTTTTCACCACCAATCCCGCAGAAGGCGTGCGCCACGGGCAGTTTCAGTTCATCGCGGTGGGCACGCCGCCGGGCGAGGATGGCTCCGCGGACCTGCAGTACGTGCTGCAGGTGGCACGCACCATTGGTGAGCATCTGGAGGACTACCGCGTGATCGTGAACAAGTCCACGGTGCCGGTGGGTACGGCGGACAAGGTACGGGCCGCCGTATCGGAAGTATTGGCGCAGCGTGGCGTGCAGCGCGATTTCGACGTGGTCTCCAACCCCGAGTTTCTGAAGGAAGGTGCGGCTGTGGAGGACTTCCGCAAGCCGGACCGCGTGATCATTGGCGCCGACAACGAACGTGCGGAAGAACAGATGCGCGCCCTGTATGAACCCTTCAATCGCAACCACGACCGCATCCACAGCATGGATGTGCGGTCCGCAGAGCTGACGAAATACGCGGCCAATGCCATGCTGGCCACCAAGATCAGCTTCATGAACGAGATCGCCAACATCGCGGAGCGTGTTGGCGCGGACGTGGAATTGGTACGGCGCGGCATGGGCGCGGATCCCCGCATCGGCTTTCACTTCATCTATCCGGGCGCCGGTTACGGGGGCTCGTGCTTCCCCAAGGATGTGAAGGCGCTGGCGCATCTTGCGCGCGAGATGGGATTCGCCCCGAAGGTTCTGGACGCGGTGGAGGCCGTCAACAACGGCCAGAAGCAGCTCTTGCATCAGAAGCTGGTGGCGCACTTCGGAACGCTGGCTGGCAAGACGATTGCCCTGTGGGGCCTTGCCTTCAAGCCGAATACTGACGATATGCGCGAAGCGCCCAGCCGGGTGTTGATGGAGGCGATCTGGGCGGATGGCGGACGCGTTCGTGCTTACGACCCGATCGCGATGGGCGAAACGCGAAAGATCTATGGCGAGCGGCCGGATCTGCTTCTTGCGGATTCCGCGGAGGCCGCCTGCGAAGGGGCCGATGCGCTCGTTGTGGTTACGGAGTGGAAGCCGTTCCACAGCCCGGATTTCGTGCAGATTGGCCACTTGTTGAACAACAAGGTGGTATTTGACGGGCGCAATTTGTACAACCCGGCGACGATGAAGGCGCAGGGATATGTGCACTACGCAATCGGGCGGGCCGCCGGATGACCTGAAAGGCGTACGCGGTGGGTTCGCTTTCCGCCTGAACCGCGCTTGAGCCCGTCCGTCCGCCGATCAGGCGACTTCGTCGGTCGCGGCCGGCCTGTCCCCTCCTCCAGCAGCCGGAGTTCTGTAACCAATTATTACAGCCTTGTTGTGCACGGCGGTCGCCGCCGTGCGTTGAACCCCCTGTTTGGCCTCGACTTTGCACGCTGTTGCCGGCAGGCCGACGTGCCGACATTCAGCGGCCAATAATCGAATTAGTGTCATGAAGTTGTGCAGTTGGCCTGGATCGTGGTGGTACGGTCGAGTCCACTAGTGGATAATTGCTTGCAACATTCTAACGATTCAAGGATGGTTGCCGGTCAGAATTCGTTGGCACATTTTGCTCCATGCCACCTCACGACCCGCGACCGACCAATAGTTCGAGTAGCCCACGCCTGATAATGAATTTGCAAACAGCACCGGACGTACCCGCGACCGGCAGGCTTGCGATTGTCCATGACTACCTGATCCAAATGGGAGGGGCAGAGCAGGTCGTGGCGTCCTTGCACAAGGCGCTTCCGCAAGCCCCGATCTTCACCAGTGTTGTCGACCGGCAGCAGCTGCTGCCGGACTTGCGTGCCGCGTCCATTCAAGACAGCTGGATGCGTGCTCTGCCGGGCGTCTCCCGCCACTTCAAGCGGTACTTTCCGCTCTACCCGAGTGCGTTTCGCTCGCTGGGCCGGATTGACTGCGATGTGGCGCTGATCAGCAGCAGTGGTTTCGCCAAATGGGCGCGCTTTGCACCGCGTGCCACCACGATCAGCTATTGCCATACACCCGCGCGCTTCATCTGGATGCCGGACCAGTATCTGGAGCACGAGCCGATCCACCCGATGCTCAAGGCGGCCGCCAAGCTGATGCTGAAGCCCTTGCGGCAGCGCGATTACGCGATTGCGCAGAAGATTGACCATTTCATCGCGAATTCGGCCTATATCCAGGCGCGCATCAAGCGGTTCTACGGTCGGGAGTCGACCGTGATTCATCCGCCTGTGAATCTGGACGAGTTCTCGCCTACACAGGACCACGGCGGTTACTACCTGATTGCCTCGCGCCTGGTGGGCTACAAGCGCATCGACATTGCGGTGAAGGCCTTTTCGCAGAATGGGCGACGCTTGATCGTTGTTGGTGACGGCCCGGATCGCGCGAGACTGCAAGCCATGGCCGGTCCGTCGGTGGAGTTCAAGGGATGGTTGCCGCGGGCAGAGATGTTGGCCTATCTGCAGAACTGCTATGCGTTCGTGTTTCCGGGGCTTGAGGATTTCGGCATTACGCCGGTCGAGGCGCAGGCCTGCGGCAAGCCGGTGCTGGCGTTTGGCCAGGGCGGCGTTCTGGAAACCGTGGTGCCGGGTTTGAGCGGGATGTTCTTCGAGGCGCAGTCTGCGGATTCATTGAACGGACGCCTGCAGGATTTTGAAGCGCAGCAATGGAGAGCGGACGCCATTGCTGGGCACGCTGCCCAATTCGGCGAAGCGCGCTTTATCGAGCAGATCACCCAGTATGTGAATGAGGTGCTGGCTCAGCGCGGTTCGGCTGTTTGAGGGTAGCTGTTTCTGGTTCTACAAGACGCCTCTCGTACCCCGAAAAGCATGCCCTCATCCCCTGCCCTTCTCCCGGAGGGAGAAGGGGGCACTTGGCCGGTGGGCTCAGGTTTTGTCGAGGCCGGTGGTGGCCCGGATGGAACGCGGTGGAGGCCGGGAGCGTGGCGTCAACAACCTTACGGGGATCCCGGATTCCGTTTCACTTCGTCCGGGCTACGGGTTTTGGGGGTTTTGGGTCCGTGTTTGGCTCATGGTCGCCCTCATCCCCGGCCCTTCTCCCGGAGGGAGAAGGGAGCACTTGGCCGGTGGGCTCAGATTTTGTCGAGGCCGGTGGTCGCCCGGATGGAACGCGGTGGAGGCCGGGGGCGTGGCGTCAACAACCTTACGGGGATCCCGGATTCCGTTTCACTTCGTCCGGGCTACGGGCTTTGGGTCCGCGTTTGGTCCGTGGTCGCCCTCATCCCCAGCCCTTCTCCCGGAGGGAGAAGGGAGCACTTGGCTGGTGGGCTCAGGTTTTATCGAGACCGGTGGTGGTCCGGATGGAACGCGGTGGAGGCCGGGGGCGTGGCGTCACAAGCTTACGGGGAATCCCGGATTCCGTTTCACTCCGTCCGGGCTACGGGTCCTGCGGGTTTTGGGTCCGTTTTTGGCTCTTGGTCGCCCTCATCCCCAGCCCTTCTCCCACTGGAGATGGGCGCACTTGGATGCGTATCGGTTCGGCTCATGGCTGCGCTCATCCCGGCCACGGCCGCGACACTTTTATCTTGACAGGCTTCCTGTTATTCCCTAGATTTCGCGCCCTCTGGGCGGTTAGCTCAGCGGTAGAGCACTGCCTTCACACGGCAGGGGTCACTGGTTCAATCCCAGTACCGCCCACCATATTCCCCGGTCGATTGCATTCCGCTGGCAATCTTGGAGCCGGTTCGCGTCGGCCCGTGTAACCCACGCTGCCTCGCTCGTGTACAGGTACTCGTCGAACGCATCGTGGCAGAGCCACTTGTCCGCCTGCGCAAACGCGCCGCTGGAGCAGCCGAGCAATGATTGCAGCCCCGAATGCGCAAGCGCTGCCCGCGGCAGCGCGCGGCGGCATCGCATGAACAAGAACGAAGGCATCGTCCTGGTCTCCACGGCGGACTGGGACAACCCCTATTGGACCAACAAGCAGCATGTGGCGGTGCAGCTCGCCGCACGGGGACATCGGATTCTTTATGTCGAATCGCAGGGACTGCGGGCGCCAACCGCCACGGGCAAGGATCTCAGGCGAATCGCCACGCGGCTGAAGCGCGGGCTGCTGCCTCCGAGGCAGGTCAGACCCAACTTGTGGGTGTGGTCTCCCCTGGTCATCCCGCTACACGGCCGGCCAAGCATCAGAAGGATCAACCGCTACCTGTTGCAGGCCGGCGTGGCCTTCTGGTGCTGGAACAAGCGGATCGCGCCGGAAATCCTGTGGACCTATTCGCCGCTGACCACACAGCTTTATGACGCCGACCGGTACTCGCTGCTGGTCTACCACGCCGTGGATGACGTCAAGGTCCAGCCTGGCGTGCCGACCGAAGCCGTCGCGCGGGGGGAGGATGAGCTGTCACGCCGGGCCGATCTGATCTTTGCCACGGCTCCGCACCTGTACGAGACGCACAAGCAGCTGAATCCGGAGACGCATTACTTTTCGAATGTGGCGGACTTCGAGCATTTCAACAAGGCGCTTTCCGACGATACCCAGGTGCCACAGGACATCGTCGCGATCCCCTCGCCGCGGCTCGGCTTCGTCGGTGCGATTTCTAGCTACAAACTCGATTTTCCGATGCTGCGCGAACTGGCCGATGCGCATCCGCAATGGTCGTTCGTGTTCGTGGGGGAGATTGGCGAAGGCGATCCGCTGACAGACTCTTCGCTGTTGCGAAACGCAAAGAACATTCATTTTCTGGGCGGGCGCCCATATGCCTCGCTGCCCGGTTACCTGAAGGCCATGGATGTCGCATTGCTGCCGAACGTGTTGAACGACTACACCCGCTCGATGTTTCCCATGAAGTTCTTCGAGTATCTGGCTGCGGGGCGGCCGGTGGTGGCTACGACGCTGCCTGCGCTGCAGGCGTACCACGGAGTAGCCACGTTCGCGGACGGCGCCGGGGCTTTTGCAGCGGCCATTGAAAGGGTCTTGGGCGGTGATTGTGCGCCCTTGAGCGACCGGCTCACCGCGGCGAAGGAACAGACCTACGAGATCCGCACCGACAAGATGATGGCCTTGGTGTCAGCCGCGCTCACGAAAAAGCGTGCGTAACAGCGGTATGCGAAGCAGTACCGGGCTGGCGGCACGCCGAACGGGGCCTACCCAATAGGCCAGGCCACACCACAGCGCGCCGCTCAGCAAGGCATTGCCGGCAAGGTTCCCATAGGCGCCCATCCCCCCCATGCCCGGTAGTGCGAACCCGGCCAGCGCCTGCACGGCAAGCCCCGCGCAAATCCAGAGACCCAGCGGGATCAGGTCTCTCCAGAGAGAGAGGCGTATGAGGCACAGGGTGAAGACGACCGCGCTGTAGCTTGCGACCGCCAGCCCCACGGTCGGCGGCCCCAAGCTCCGCCACAGTGTCAGGTTGACGAGAATACTCGCAGCACAGGCGATGGCCGTGATCGCGAACGATTCCAGGTTTCTGATCTGCGCGTTGAGCGCCTTGATCAGGTAATACCCGGTGACGGTCATCCCCAA belongs to Gammaproteobacteria bacterium and includes:
- a CDS encoding UDP-glucose/GDP-mannose dehydrogenase family protein, yielding MNITIFGSGYVGLVTAACFAEIGNHVMCVDVDASKISVLRTGKCPFYEPGMDPLLRAGVDGGRLVFTTNPAEGVRHGQFQFIAVGTPPGEDGSADLQYVLQVARTIGEHLEDYRVIVNKSTVPVGTADKVRAAVSEVLAQRGVQRDFDVVSNPEFLKEGAAVEDFRKPDRVIIGADNERAEEQMRALYEPFNRNHDRIHSMDVRSAELTKYAANAMLATKISFMNEIANIAERVGADVELVRRGMGADPRIGFHFIYPGAGYGGSCFPKDVKALAHLAREMGFAPKVLDAVEAVNNGQKQLLHQKLVAHFGTLAGKTIALWGLAFKPNTDDMREAPSRVLMEAIWADGGRVRAYDPIAMGETRKIYGERPDLLLADSAEAACEGADALVVVTEWKPFHSPDFVQIGHLLNNKVVFDGRNLYNPATMKAQGYVHYAIGRAAG
- a CDS encoding glycosyltransferase, producing MNLQTAPDVPATGRLAIVHDYLIQMGGAEQVVASLHKALPQAPIFTSVVDRQQLLPDLRAASIQDSWMRALPGVSRHFKRYFPLYPSAFRSLGRIDCDVALISSSGFAKWARFAPRATTISYCHTPARFIWMPDQYLEHEPIHPMLKAAAKLMLKPLRQRDYAIAQKIDHFIANSAYIQARIKRFYGRESTVIHPPVNLDEFSPTQDHGGYYLIASRLVGYKRIDIAVKAFSQNGRRLIVVGDGPDRARLQAMAGPSVEFKGWLPRAEMLAYLQNCYAFVFPGLEDFGITPVEAQACGKPVLAFGQGGVLETVVPGLSGMFFEAQSADSLNGRLQDFEAQQWRADAIAGHAAQFGEARFIEQITQYVNEVLAQRGSAV
- a CDS encoding glycosyltransferase is translated as MNKNEGIVLVSTADWDNPYWTNKQHVAVQLAARGHRILYVESQGLRAPTATGKDLRRIATRLKRGLLPPRQVRPNLWVWSPLVIPLHGRPSIRRINRYLLQAGVAFWCWNKRIAPEILWTYSPLTTQLYDADRYSLLVYHAVDDVKVQPGVPTEAVARGEDELSRRADLIFATAPHLYETHKQLNPETHYFSNVADFEHFNKALSDDTQVPQDIVAIPSPRLGFVGAISSYKLDFPMLRELADAHPQWSFVFVGEIGEGDPLTDSSLLRNAKNIHFLGGRPYASLPGYLKAMDVALLPNVLNDYTRSMFPMKFFEYLAAGRPVVATTLPALQAYHGVATFADGAGAFAAAIERVLGGDCAPLSDRLTAAKEQTYEIRTDKMMALVSAALTKKRA